In a single window of the Elaeis guineensis isolate ETL-2024a chromosome 4, EG11, whole genome shotgun sequence genome:
- the LOC105044273 gene encoding F-box/kelch-repeat protein At5g60570, with product MGPHHSGDSSSYHHNHSRRRRTLDGDDENSEGGGNGGSNGVSDGRQGKRLSSSLLIPGLPDDIALSCLALAPRSDHGSLACLNARFRSLIDSGYLYGLRQRMGVAEHWVYLVCDPRGWEAFDPGANRWMRLPRIPCDDCFNHADKESLAVGPHLLVFGRELRDFAVWSYRSIGLGRGWSRCRPMNHPRCLFASASSGSIAIVAGGSDKTGTVLNSAELYDAETGRWELLPPMTAPRKLCSGFFMGGKFYVVGGMLGEEALTCGEEYDLQSREWRRIEGMYPTAGDAAGAPPLVAVVDDQLYAVEYRTNRLKRYDMKRKSWAVVGRLPVRADTSNGWGLAFKACGRELLVVGGQRGPEGESIVLSSWRPGGGGAAPEWRVLGVKEHAGIFVYNCAIMGY from the coding sequence ATGGGTCCGCATCACAGCGGCGACAGCAGCAGCTACCACCACAATCACAGCAGGCGGCGGCGCACGTTGGACGGAGATGATGAGAATAGTGAAGGTGGTGGTAACGGCGGCAGCAATGGCGTTTCTGACGGCAGGCAAGGCAAGAGATTGTCGTCGTCTCTGTTGATCCCGGGCCTCCCGGACGACATCGCGCTCAGCTGCCTGGCCCTGGCTCCGCGATCAGATCACGGGTCCCTCGCATGCCTCAACGCCCGATTCCGCTCGCTGATCGATAGCGGCTACCTTTACGGGCTGCGGCAGCGGATGGGCGTGGCCGAGCACTGGGTGTACCTGGTCTGCGACCCCCGGGGTTGGGAGGCTTTCGACCCGGGCGCCAACCGCTGGATGCGCCTCCCCCGGATCCCCTGCGACGACTGCTTCAACCACGCCGACAAGGAGTCCCTCGCCGTCGGCCCCCACCTCCTCGTCTTCGGCCGCGAGCTCCGGGACTTCGCCGTCTGGAGCTACCGCAGCATCGGCCTCGGCCGGGGTTGGTCCCGGTGCCGCCCCATGAACCACCCCCGCTGCCTCTTCGCCTCCGCCAGTTCCGGGTCCATCGCCATCGTGGCCGGGGGCAGCGACAAGACCGGGACCGTCCTAAATTCCGCGGAGCTCTACGACGCCGAGACGGGCCGGTGGGAGCTCCTCCCGCCCATGACCGCCCCCCGCAAGCTCTGCTCGGGCTTCTTCATGGGCGGGAAGTTCTACGTGGTCGGCGGGATGTTGGGGGAGGAGGCGCTGACGTGCGGGGAGGAGTACGATCTGCAGTCCCGGGAGTGGAGGCGGATCGAGGGGATGTACCCGACGGCCGGCGACGCGGCCGGGGCTCCGCCGCTCGTGGCGGTGGTCGACGACCAGCTCTATGCGGTGGAATACCGCACCAACAGGCTGAAGAGGTACGACATGAAGCGCAAAAGCTGGGCGGTCGTCGGGAGGCTGCCGGTACGGGCCGACACCTCCAACGGATGGGGGCTGGCCTTCAAGGCGTGCGGCCGGGAGCTGCTGGTGGTGGGCGGGCAGAGGGGCCCCGAAGGGGAGAGCATCGTACTCAGCTCGTGGCGCCCCGGTGGAGGAGGAGCTGCTCCGGAGTGGAGGGTACTTGGTGTCAAGGAGCACGCCGGCATCTTCGTCTACAATTGCGCCATCATGGGCTACTGA